From one Amaranthus tricolor cultivar Red isolate AtriRed21 chromosome 17, ASM2621246v1, whole genome shotgun sequence genomic stretch:
- the LOC130804838 gene encoding protein LURP-one-related 11-like has translation MAKVHPHLLSSSSSSYSRFEERSTGYYTVWMKSLVFNGNGCTIFDANGNVVYRVDNYDSKSCSQVFLMDLKGRVLSTLLKKKLRVNEHWNGYKNDRVNKEKAWFQVKKKSKLFSKGDGFSCQVKIRGDDFEALSCFKIQGSYKKSEFKIVRGDGLMVAQVKRKQSKQGVLLGDDVLSLEIEPNLDHSFIISLVIIHGLMSHKM, from the exons atGGCGAAAGTTCATCCTCATCTCTTATCTTCATCATCGTCGTCGTATTCGAGATTTGAAGAGAGATCAACTGGTTATTATACCGTTTGGATGAAATCCTTGGTGTTCAATGGTAATGGTTGTACCATCTTTGATGCTAATGGCAACGTCGTTTATCGTGTTGATAATTATGACTCTAAGTCTTGTAGCCAAGTTTTTCTTATGGATCTTAAAGGAAGAGTCTTGAGCACACTACTCAAAAAG AAATTGAGAGTAAATGAGCATTGGAATGGGTACAAGAATGATAGAGTGAATAAAGAAAAGGCATGGTTTCAAGTAAAGAAGAAAAGTAAGTTATTTAGCAAAGGAGATGGATTTTCATGTCAAGTTAAAATAAGAGGAGATGATTTTGAAGCATTATCTTGCTTTAAAATCCAAGGAAGCTATAAAAAATCGGAGTTCAAGATTGTTAGAGGTGACGGTCTAATGGTTGCACAAGTAAAAAGAAAGCAATCAAAGCAAGGAGTTTTGTTGGGAGATGATGTATTAAGCTTAGAAATTGAGCCTAATTTGGATCATTCCTTCATAATCTCACTTGTTATAATTCATGGGTTAATGTCTCATAAGATGTAa